One window of the Alligator mississippiensis isolate rAllMis1 chromosome 5, rAllMis1, whole genome shotgun sequence genome contains the following:
- the KIAA0040 gene encoding uncharacterized protein KIAA0040 homolog translates to MEQIRSFFQSIWDLILTKHQEGIFNTVCLAVLAGLPLIVLLVFLFICCHCCFCSQRGKNSSNGGCSSSNGQVQAEKNNKRKKKKDEDDLWISAQPKLLLLDKRPSLPV, encoded by the coding sequence ATGGAGCAGATCCGCTCTTTCTTCCAGTCAATCTGGGATCTCATTCTCACCAAGCACCAGGAGGGCATATTCAACACAGTCTGCCTggcagtgctggctgggctgccctTAATCGTCCTGTTGGTCTTCCTTTTCATCTGTTGTCACTGCTGCTTCTGTAGCCAGAGGGGCAAAAACAGCAGCAATGgaggttgcagcagcagcaatgggcaaGTCCAAGCAGAAAAGAACAataagaggaagaagaagaaggatgAAGATGACCTGTGGATCTCAGCTCAGCCCAAGCTGCTCCTGTTGGACAAGAGGCCATCACTGCCAGTCTAA